The Myxococcus stipitatus genome has a segment encoding these proteins:
- the tatC gene encoding twin-arginine translocase subunit TatC, which produces MSLMEHLSELRARLLKCTLAVFVLGFASLIFAKPIFGVLMQPVLAALPEGNRALIYTSGIEEINVLMKVGVYCGIFLTTPVILWQIWGFVSPGLFPEERKYAAPFVVFGSIAFIVGASFCYFVVLPSMFKFLLNEEETLALEQRLDTARLQADDALRFLRVGDAERAGAVAKETSAQLRADGEGQLQEPDRAPSEAVELKSRLDGLGKLVDAAAEGFGPSARGVLKQAVEKRVEAVKAYGKQDYARASLAMDEAASLLAGVAPTRTEELAGLWKLEKELSAGEARHEAARWTRPMLTMHEQLSLVLLLILAFGIIFELPLVMALLGIVGVVQSRWLFKYQRHAFVFCLIAAAIITPTGDVVNLSLMAGPMLMCYELGVLLVWLVEKRRARNATETGITPVT; this is translated from the coding sequence ATGAGCCTGATGGAGCACCTGTCGGAGCTCCGCGCGCGCCTGCTCAAGTGCACCCTGGCCGTGTTCGTGCTGGGGTTCGCGTCGCTGATCTTCGCCAAGCCCATCTTCGGCGTGCTGATGCAGCCGGTGCTCGCGGCCCTGCCCGAAGGCAACCGCGCGCTCATCTACACGTCCGGCATCGAGGAGATAAACGTCCTCATGAAGGTGGGCGTGTACTGCGGCATCTTCCTCACCACGCCCGTCATCCTCTGGCAGATATGGGGCTTCGTCTCTCCGGGCCTGTTCCCGGAGGAGCGCAAGTACGCGGCGCCCTTCGTCGTCTTCGGCTCCATCGCCTTCATCGTGGGCGCCAGCTTCTGCTACTTCGTGGTGCTGCCCTCCATGTTCAAGTTCCTCCTCAACGAGGAGGAGACGCTGGCGCTGGAGCAGCGGCTGGACACGGCGCGGCTGCAGGCGGACGACGCGCTGCGCTTCCTGCGCGTGGGTGACGCGGAGCGCGCGGGCGCGGTGGCGAAGGAGACGAGCGCCCAGCTGCGCGCGGACGGCGAGGGGCAGCTCCAGGAGCCGGACCGGGCGCCCTCGGAGGCGGTGGAGCTCAAGTCCCGGCTGGACGGGCTGGGCAAGCTGGTGGACGCCGCGGCGGAGGGCTTCGGGCCCTCCGCGCGGGGCGTGCTCAAGCAGGCGGTGGAGAAGCGCGTCGAGGCGGTGAAGGCCTACGGCAAGCAGGACTACGCCCGGGCCTCCCTGGCCATGGACGAGGCGGCGAGCCTGCTGGCGGGCGTGGCGCCCACGCGCACCGAGGAGCTGGCGGGCCTGTGGAAGCTGGAGAAGGAGCTGTCCGCGGGAGAGGCGCGGCACGAGGCGGCGCGGTGGACGCGGCCCATGCTGACCATGCACGAGCAGCTGTCGCTGGTGCTGCTGCTCATCCTGGCCTTCGGCATCATCTTCGAGCTGCCGCTGGTGATGGCGCTGCTGGGCATCGTCGGGGTGGTGCAGTCGAGGTGGCTGTTCAAGTACCAGCGCCACGCCTTCGTGTTCTGCCTCATCGCCGCGGCCATCATCACCCCCACCGGCGACGTGGTGAACCTGTCGCTCATGGCCGGCCCCATGCTCATGTGCTACGAACTGGGCGTGCTGCTCGTGTGGCTGGTGGAGAAGCGGCGGGCCCGGAACGCGACCGAGACGGGCATCACGCCGGTGACGTAG
- a CDS encoding alpha/beta fold hydrolase — protein MASAPTRVTSPRLFDVSLPELSLEAGARLSPHLARGWWWGPDEDLPWLHARARVLSDTEAQAAAYQVVRRTRDEQRQAAEQARPRGPARPSSRVPTVLVVHALTGDMRAGGPGGWWEPVIGPGRALDPTRARLLCFNNLGSCYGSTGPADEGFPCRLDDARFGPAPTLAKGDLRQDERHLPATVTPWDQARAILQALDALGVDEVALVTGGSLGGMIVLCLAALAPERFARMAPIATAEAASSWVVGLNHVARQALLLDPGYPHAPTRGLALARQLAMLTYRAEPGLDANQPRPAEWSSRALHPVQSYLEHQGRKLEARFDARAYLAQLGAMDHHDLSRGPHGGLERLRASALCVGIDRDQLFFPSHMEALARRLRALGRHAEHAELSSRYGHDGFLVEWEPLAALLTRALALPSGLEPAPPALATPTARAAATSRTA, from the coding sequence ATGGCCTCCGCCCCCACCCGCGTCACCTCGCCGCGCCTCTTCGATGTGTCCCTGCCGGAACTGTCCCTGGAGGCGGGCGCCCGCCTGTCGCCCCACCTCGCGCGAGGCTGGTGGTGGGGCCCCGACGAGGACCTGCCCTGGCTGCACGCGCGCGCCCGCGTCCTGTCGGACACGGAGGCCCAGGCCGCCGCCTACCAGGTCGTCCGCCGGACCCGCGACGAGCAGCGACAGGCCGCCGAGCAGGCGCGTCCACGCGGCCCGGCCCGGCCCTCCTCGCGCGTCCCCACGGTGCTCGTCGTCCACGCGCTCACCGGCGACATGCGCGCCGGAGGCCCCGGCGGGTGGTGGGAGCCCGTCATCGGACCGGGGCGCGCGCTGGACCCCACGCGCGCGCGCCTGCTGTGCTTCAACAACCTGGGCTCCTGCTACGGCTCGACGGGCCCCGCCGACGAGGGCTTCCCGTGCAGGCTCGACGACGCGCGCTTCGGCCCCGCGCCCACCCTGGCGAAGGGGGACCTGCGTCAGGACGAGCGACACCTGCCGGCCACCGTCACGCCGTGGGACCAGGCGCGCGCCATCCTCCAGGCGCTGGACGCGCTAGGCGTGGACGAGGTCGCGCTCGTCACCGGAGGCTCGCTGGGCGGGATGATCGTCCTGTGCCTCGCGGCGCTCGCGCCGGAGCGCTTCGCGCGCATGGCCCCCATCGCCACCGCGGAGGCCGCCTCGTCCTGGGTCGTGGGCCTCAACCACGTCGCCCGTCAGGCGCTGCTCCTCGACCCGGGCTACCCCCACGCCCCCACGCGGGGCCTGGCGCTGGCGCGACAGCTCGCCATGCTCACCTACCGCGCGGAGCCGGGACTCGACGCGAACCAGCCCCGCCCCGCCGAGTGGTCCTCGCGCGCGCTCCACCCCGTGCAGAGCTACCTGGAGCACCAGGGCCGCAAGCTGGAGGCCCGCTTCGACGCCCGCGCCTACCTCGCGCAGTTGGGCGCCATGGACCACCACGACCTGTCCCGGGGCCCCCACGGGGGACTGGAGCGCCTGCGCGCCAGCGCCCTGTGCGTGGGCATCGACCGCGACCAGCTCTTCTTCCCCTCGCACATGGAGGCCCTGGCCCGGCGCCTGCGCGCGCTCGGCCGCCACGCCGAGCACGCGGAGCTGTCCAGCCGCTACGGCCACGACGGCTTCCTCGTGGAGTGGGAGCCCCTGGCCGCGCTGCTCACGCGGGCGCTCGCGCTCCCCTCGGGGCTGGAGCCCGCCCCACCCGCGCTCGCCACGCCCACGGCTCGCGCCGCCGCCACCTCCCGGACGGCGTGA
- a CDS encoding potassium channel family protein, giving the protein MVANRRHLRANLRYLRALVRRFRTTLVLAALLFLGGPLLYHWRYRAPDGDALSFGEALHHVYFLLYGQPSLPYVHDWLIELANVVIPPVGIALVADGVVRFAYLFFARHKNDKEWIEVVTETMKGHVVVCGAGRVGYRVVAQLREMGKDIVVVEKREDAAFVSALRDENVPLLIDDTRSPLCLPRTNVKDASAIVCATDDDLANLNIALDARKLNPTIRVVIRLFDEDLSGKVRDTFKAEALSSSSLAAPAMALAAMDPRIVHSFHLGKHLMVVSLFEAREGLPGVTISDVRDRFGGLALALTRGADEQLHPVGEEVIRAGDVLTIQSSYPDYCRLRAFAGESEPPIWSHQDPPPLPGQRRVG; this is encoded by the coding sequence ATGGTGGCCAACCGCAGGCACCTCCGGGCCAACCTCCGCTACCTGCGCGCGCTGGTGCGGCGCTTCCGCACCACGCTGGTGCTGGCGGCGCTGCTCTTCCTGGGGGGCCCGCTGCTCTACCACTGGCGCTACCGGGCGCCGGACGGGGACGCGCTGTCCTTCGGCGAGGCGCTGCACCACGTCTACTTCCTGCTCTACGGCCAGCCTTCGCTGCCCTACGTGCACGACTGGCTCATCGAGTTGGCCAACGTGGTCATCCCCCCGGTGGGCATCGCCCTGGTGGCCGACGGCGTCGTGCGCTTCGCCTACCTGTTCTTCGCCCGGCACAAGAACGACAAGGAGTGGATCGAAGTGGTCACCGAGACGATGAAGGGCCACGTCGTGGTGTGCGGGGCGGGGCGCGTGGGCTATCGCGTGGTGGCGCAGCTGCGGGAGATGGGCAAGGACATCGTCGTCGTGGAGAAGCGCGAGGACGCCGCCTTCGTCTCCGCGCTGCGCGACGAGAACGTCCCGCTGCTCATCGACGACACGCGCAGCCCGCTGTGCCTGCCGCGCACCAACGTGAAGGACGCCTCCGCCATCGTCTGCGCCACGGACGACGACCTGGCCAACCTCAACATCGCCCTGGACGCGCGCAAGCTCAACCCCACCATCCGCGTCGTCATCCGCCTGTTCGACGAGGACCTGAGCGGCAAGGTGCGGGACACCTTCAAGGCGGAGGCCCTCTCGAGCTCGTCGCTGGCGGCGCCCGCCATGGCGCTGGCGGCGATGGACCCGCGCATCGTCCACTCGTTCCACCTGGGCAAGCACCTGATGGTGGTGTCCCTCTTCGAGGCGCGCGAGGGGCTGCCGGGGGTGACCATCTCCGACGTGAGGGATCGCTTCGGCGGGCTGGCGCTGGCGCTCACGCGCGGCGCCGACGAGCAGCTCCACCCGGTGGGCGAGGAGGTCATCCGCGCGGGCGACGTGCTGACCATCCAGTCGTCGTACCCGGACTACTGCCGGCTGCGCGCCTTCGCCGGCGAGTCGGAGCCGCCCATCTGGTCCCATCAGGACCCGCCGCCCCTGCCCGGTCAGCGCAGGGTCGGCTGA
- a CDS encoding MFS transporter: MPTERQVSERWVVFLIGAVQFVNILDFVMVMPLGPDFGKGLGIASSHIGTIGGAYTAAASVAGLLGGYFLDRFDRRKALAVSMLGLVAATAAGGLATGLSTLMLARVLAGLFGGPATSLSLSIIADLIPVERRGRALGAVMGAFSVASVAGVPMALKLAEHGGWRLPFFVVAALGFAVVVGAIFFLPPVRGHLEGGGRPVHAVGALELLGRREVRLSFVMTAVVMMAGFILIPNISAYLQQNLGYPRDMLWFPYFVGGIVSFATLRVTGPLVDRLGAFKVGTLGSVLILVTTYVGFVDFPQWLSIPLLFVLIMASMGVRNVAYNTLTSRVPDSDVRARFMSLQSAVQHMAAALGAFLSSQLLSDLPDGRLGGMSRVAFVSMALTVSLPPMLWLVERHVRSQERARAPAPPPAQGVAVPLPPEAPSHR; encoded by the coding sequence ATGCCGACCGAACGACAGGTGTCCGAGCGCTGGGTGGTCTTCCTCATCGGCGCGGTGCAGTTCGTCAACATCCTGGACTTCGTGATGGTGATGCCGCTGGGCCCCGACTTCGGCAAGGGGCTGGGCATCGCGTCGTCGCACATCGGCACCATCGGCGGGGCGTACACGGCCGCCGCGAGCGTGGCGGGGCTGCTGGGCGGCTACTTCCTGGACCGCTTCGACCGGCGCAAGGCGCTGGCGGTGTCCATGCTGGGCCTGGTCGCGGCCACGGCGGCGGGGGGGCTGGCCACGGGCCTGTCCACGCTGATGCTGGCGCGCGTCCTGGCGGGCCTGTTCGGCGGGCCGGCCACGTCGCTGTCGCTGTCCATCATCGCGGACCTGATTCCGGTGGAGCGGCGCGGCCGGGCGCTGGGCGCGGTGATGGGGGCCTTCTCCGTCGCCTCCGTGGCGGGCGTGCCCATGGCGCTGAAGCTGGCCGAGCACGGCGGCTGGCGCCTGCCCTTCTTCGTGGTGGCGGCCCTGGGCTTCGCGGTGGTGGTGGGCGCCATCTTCTTCCTTCCGCCGGTGCGCGGGCACCTGGAGGGCGGCGGGCGCCCCGTGCACGCGGTGGGCGCGCTGGAGCTGCTCGGTCGCCGGGAGGTGCGGCTGTCCTTCGTCATGACGGCGGTGGTGATGATGGCGGGCTTCATCCTCATCCCCAACATCTCCGCCTACCTCCAGCAGAACCTGGGCTACCCCCGGGACATGTTGTGGTTCCCCTACTTCGTGGGCGGCATCGTCAGCTTCGCCACGCTGCGGGTGACGGGGCCGCTGGTGGACCGGCTGGGGGCCTTCAAGGTGGGCACGCTCGGCTCGGTGTTGATTCTGGTCACGACCTACGTGGGCTTCGTGGACTTCCCCCAGTGGCTGTCCATCCCGCTGCTCTTCGTCCTCATCATGGCGTCCATGGGGGTGCGCAATGTGGCCTACAACACGCTCACCTCGCGCGTGCCGGACAGCGACGTGCGCGCCCGCTTCATGTCGCTCCAGTCCGCCGTCCAGCACATGGCGGCGGCGCTGGGGGCCTTCCTCAGCTCCCAGCTCCTGTCGGACCTGCCCGACGGCCGGCTGGGTGGGATGTCCCGCGTGGCCTTCGTGTCCATGGCCCTGACGGTGTCGCTGCCGCCCATGCTGTGGCTGGTGGAGCGCCACGTGCGCTCCCAGGAGCGGGCGCGGGCCCCGGCGCCGCCCCCCGCCCAGGGGGTGGCCGTGCCCCTGCCCCCGGAGGCCCCCTCGCATCGATAG
- a CDS encoding HAMP domain-containing methyl-accepting chemotaxis protein: MSPRFKKPGLRSILLGSFAVVLALILGTLYFVVPSRVEAFLETRLTKHGEDKALQAAAELADQPIAVLPPLLESLHGGDDDFALLAVLSGDGRVVATHPASAGAWFLKGLRARQESGPGASLEGFAFDNGNKLIARPVALREGPGQVLVVMDFTSLEEVVHSLRNVVLLAFGIGLALFLVVAFFISRAFILVPLDAMMTMARRLAEADLTGRVDVGSRDELGLLAEALNRIAQSWRDTLGRVRGVSDVVAGVIEQIHRTGTTVSSGAGTVQARVEETSSSMVQMMASLRGIAENVEVLYQSAEESSSSIMEMAATNDEVAENVTAMAASVEETTSAIEEMTFSIKEVAKNIEELSASTEETSSAISQMDAAIGQVEANAKETARLSEQVFDDAQTGVEALRKTLTGIDRIKESSRAAADVIDSLGRRISEIGNILNVIDDVAEQTNLLALNAAIIAAQAGDHGKGFAVVAEEIKDLAERTGASTKEIAELIRSIQEESRNAVVVMNQGARNVEEGVQLGREAEGALRKINDSTQKSTQMVKAIARATVEQARGSKQVTASIHRISETVQQISKASNEQARGGEQIMKSAEKMKMLTAHVQRSSQEQAHGSKQITRSIESINEMVTHLNRAQKEQTKGSEQVLKAVETIKGVSEHQTRSVKQLEEAIDNLQRQAEILRGEVRRFRV; encoded by the coding sequence TTGAGTCCACGCTTCAAGAAACCCGGCCTGCGCAGCATCCTGCTCGGCTCCTTCGCCGTGGTGCTCGCGCTCATCCTCGGGACGCTCTACTTCGTCGTCCCCTCGCGCGTGGAGGCGTTCCTCGAGACGCGCCTGACCAAGCACGGCGAGGACAAGGCCCTCCAGGCCGCCGCCGAACTGGCCGACCAGCCCATCGCGGTGCTGCCACCGCTCCTGGAGAGCCTGCACGGAGGCGACGACGACTTCGCCCTGCTCGCCGTGCTCTCCGGAGACGGCCGGGTGGTGGCCACCCACCCGGCGAGCGCGGGCGCGTGGTTCCTCAAGGGGCTTCGCGCGCGGCAGGAGTCCGGCCCCGGCGCGTCGCTGGAGGGCTTCGCCTTCGACAACGGCAACAAGCTCATCGCCCGGCCGGTGGCCCTGCGCGAGGGCCCGGGCCAGGTGCTGGTGGTGATGGACTTCACCTCGCTGGAGGAGGTGGTCCACTCGCTGCGCAACGTGGTGCTGCTGGCGTTCGGCATCGGCCTGGCGCTGTTCCTGGTGGTGGCCTTCTTCATCTCCCGCGCGTTCATCCTCGTGCCGCTGGACGCGATGATGACCATGGCCCGCCGGCTGGCCGAGGCGGACCTCACCGGGCGCGTGGACGTGGGCTCGCGCGACGAGCTGGGCCTGCTGGCGGAGGCCCTCAACCGCATCGCCCAGAGCTGGCGCGACACCCTGGGCCGCGTGCGCGGCGTGTCGGACGTCGTCGCGGGCGTCATCGAGCAGATCCACCGCACCGGCACCACCGTGTCCTCGGGCGCCGGCACCGTGCAGGCCCGCGTGGAGGAGACGTCCTCCTCCATGGTGCAGATGATGGCGTCCTTGCGCGGCATCGCGGAGAACGTGGAGGTCCTCTACCAGAGCGCCGAGGAGAGCAGCTCCTCCATCATGGAGATGGCCGCCACCAACGACGAGGTGGCGGAGAACGTCACCGCCATGGCCGCCAGCGTGGAGGAGACCACCAGCGCCATCGAGGAGATGACCTTCTCCATCAAGGAGGTGGCCAAGAACATCGAGGAGCTGTCCGCCTCCACGGAGGAGACGTCCTCGGCCATCAGCCAGATGGACGCGGCCATCGGTCAGGTGGAGGCCAACGCCAAGGAGACGGCGCGGCTGTCCGAGCAGGTCTTCGACGACGCCCAGACGGGCGTGGAGGCGCTGCGCAAGACGCTCACCGGCATCGACCGCATCAAGGAGTCCAGCCGCGCGGCGGCGGACGTCATCGACAGCCTGGGGCGGCGCATCTCCGAAATCGGCAACATCCTCAACGTCATCGACGACGTGGCGGAGCAGACGAACCTGCTCGCCCTCAACGCCGCCATCATCGCCGCCCAGGCGGGCGACCACGGCAAGGGCTTCGCCGTGGTGGCGGAGGAGATCAAGGACCTGGCCGAGCGCACCGGCGCCTCCACCAAGGAGATCGCCGAGCTCATCCGCAGCATCCAGGAGGAGAGCCGCAACGCGGTGGTGGTGATGAACCAGGGCGCGCGCAACGTGGAGGAGGGCGTGCAGCTGGGCCGCGAGGCGGAAGGGGCGCTGCGGAAGATCAACGACAGCACCCAGAAGTCCACGCAGATGGTGAAGGCCATCGCCCGCGCCACCGTGGAGCAGGCGCGCGGCAGCAAGCAGGTGACGGCCTCCATCCACCGCATCAGCGAGACGGTGCAGCAGATCTCCAAGGCCTCCAACGAGCAGGCCCGGGGCGGCGAGCAGATCATGAAGTCCGCCGAGAAGATGAAGATGCTCACCGCCCACGTGCAGCGCAGCAGCCAGGAGCAGGCGCACGGCAGCAAGCAGATCACCCGCTCCATCGAGAGCATCAACGAGATGGTCACCCACCTGAACCGCGCCCAGAAGGAGCAGACCAAGGGCAGCGAGCAGGTGCTCAAGGCGGTGGAGACCATCAAGGGCGTGTCCGAGCACCAGACGCGTTCGGTCAAGCAGCTCGAGGAGGCCATCGACAACCTCCAGCGCCAGGCGGAGATACTCCGGGGCGAGGTGCGGCGCTTCCGCGTCTAG
- the tatB gene encoding Sec-independent protein translocase protein TatB — MFNIGAGEMVLIAVAALLVLGPQRLPELARAIGKFMREFRRQTDEVRNVVEREFYSMDNEFQAPSPPPVRPGTNLAQSPAPQATPPDVPHALPPMAVTADHHPPLGLDEPSPAPVPAALAEPPPAAAPASDVPAAPLADASPSTTPPSPSPDAEGVGADGLPRLAPLPGTVARNAPKRS; from the coding sequence ATGTTCAACATCGGCGCAGGCGAAATGGTGCTCATCGCGGTGGCCGCGCTGCTCGTGCTCGGGCCGCAGCGGCTGCCCGAGCTGGCGCGGGCCATCGGCAAGTTCATGCGGGAGTTCCGTCGCCAGACGGACGAGGTCCGCAACGTCGTGGAGCGCGAGTTCTACTCCATGGACAACGAGTTCCAGGCGCCGTCGCCTCCGCCGGTGCGGCCCGGGACGAACCTGGCCCAGTCCCCGGCGCCCCAGGCCACGCCTCCGGACGTGCCCCACGCGCTGCCGCCCATGGCGGTGACGGCCGACCACCACCCGCCCCTGGGGCTGGACGAGCCGTCCCCCGCGCCGGTGCCCGCCGCGCTCGCGGAGCCGCCGCCCGCCGCCGCGCCCGCTTCCGACGTCCCGGCCGCTCCCCTGGCCGACGCGTCGCCCTCGACGACCCCGCCGTCCCCGTCCCCTGACGCCGAGGGCGTCGGGGCGGACGGCCTGCCTCGGCTCGCGCCCCTGCCCGGTACGGTGGCGCGCAACGCGCCGAAACGGAGCTGA
- a CDS encoding glutathione S-transferase family protein: MTHTSTTFPRLYDHAPSANGYKVRLLLSWLGKPYTLVPVDIFAGESHTEDFLRHKNPDGRIPVLEPEAGRFLAESNAILLYLAEGTPLLPTDAFERAQVYQWLFFEQNTVEPNVGTARFWKLTGRARFHPEALALRVESGRRALTTLERHLQDHTFLVGERPTVADIGLQAYVHVAPDAGIPLEPFPSINAWLARVKALPGHIGPLAPYAPNAMVPPP; the protein is encoded by the coding sequence ATGACGCACACCTCCACGACGTTCCCCCGCTTGTATGACCATGCGCCGTCCGCCAACGGCTACAAGGTCCGGCTCCTGCTCTCCTGGTTGGGCAAGCCGTACACGCTCGTGCCCGTGGACATCTTCGCGGGCGAGAGCCACACCGAGGACTTCCTGCGCCACAAGAACCCCGATGGGCGCATCCCCGTGCTGGAGCCCGAAGCCGGTCGCTTCCTCGCGGAGTCCAACGCCATCCTGCTCTACCTCGCGGAGGGCACGCCGCTGCTCCCCACGGACGCCTTCGAGCGCGCCCAGGTGTACCAGTGGCTCTTCTTCGAGCAGAACACCGTGGAGCCCAACGTGGGCACCGCGCGTTTCTGGAAGCTGACCGGGCGCGCGCGCTTCCACCCGGAGGCGCTCGCGCTGCGCGTCGAATCCGGCCGCCGCGCCCTCACCACGCTGGAGCGCCACCTCCAGGACCACACCTTCCTCGTGGGTGAGCGGCCCACCGTCGCGGACATCGGCCTCCAGGCCTACGTCCACGTCGCGCCGGACGCGGGAATCCCGCTCGAGCCCTTCCCCTCCATCAATGCCTGGCTCGCACGCGTGAAGGCGCTCCCAGGCCACATCGGCCCCCTGGCCCCCTACGCCCCCAACGCCATGGTGCCGCCCCCGTGA